GCCTGGTGGGTGGACCggccccgggcctgggcatcTCTCACCTGACCAGCCTCTGGGAGAGGTGGAGGTAGATGAGGGGGACAGTGAATCACTTCATCCCTGGCAGGCATCCTCTTCCCCAAGCGGCTCCTGGAGGCTCCGGCTTCCATCGGGCGGCAGTTGGAGCTGCAGGGGACTCCAGGATCCAGCTTGTAAAGCCGCTGCCCCGCTCCGGCTGCCCGGATCCAGCAGCCCCCTGGCAATGAGACCCCGGTTGGGGTTACTGGGGGGTCAGGGGCACCGGAGTGGAGGGCATATCTGGGTTCTCATGGCTCCCGGCCCCAGGACAGCCCACCCTCTCTCAGGCTTTTAACACCCGCACTCTTCTCCCGCTTCTAGCTCTGATTGACCCAGGGGCCCAGCCTGGAATCTTTCTGCTCCACAGCAACACTTTCAGTGACCAGGGAATATATGCCTCCCTTctggtgtactctctcaagtaagcatttagagaagcagcgtggcctaaggagagtcagaggacctgggttctaattccgactcagccacctgccttctctgtgatcttgtgctaatcactttacttctctgggcctaagttttgtaaaatggggacttaatacttgttcttcctctctctttgacCAAGCCGTCCATGTATGACAGGGTTGTGTCTggcccaattacctcatctctaccccaccacttaatactGTTCTGCTTACAGAAAGGACTTAAAGACCACGATTATTGGAAgagtcttgtcttgtgctgtcaagtcgtctccgacccatagcgatgccagggacacatctctcccagaacatctcaTCTCCTTCTGCGATCATTCTGGCAGCGTATgcaaagagttttcttgttaaaagtacagaaatggtttaccattgctccttccaagcagtaaacttgagtctctgccctcgactctctcccgggcagctgctgcccagcacaggtgaattttggctTGTAGTAgcttgccttccattcgctagcctcTGGCCAAGCTTGGAATGCAATGAATAggtctctacttgactctccctcccgtagtcaagactggtagaggactaggAACTCTCCAGGAACAACTCTGAGGGGTGAATTGGTAgagtagcacttaaataccattcaatacACAGCTTTTCACTCGGAAGGTCAGAAACAGTGCTGATTTGCAAACATGAAGAGACACCCTCCCGGCCTGCCCCCCATTCCTCCACACTCTCCAGGAGATTTTTTTCCCACCCAATCTTCTCTGACTCCTCTTTTCTGGAAATGTTGGTCTCTCCCAGGCTCCAGCATAAAAGGATGCAGGACTTGGCCAGAGGCTCTGCCCACGAttacctctagacagtaagctctataatggcaggaatgtgtctgtttattgttatattggcctctcccaactgcttattgcagtgctgggaacacagtaagtgctcaataaatatgattgattgactgacaggattCCTCACTCCCACTGCCCTCTACCTCTGCGGCAGGGCCGGCAGCATCCCCTGCTCTGGGGTTGTCTGCTTTTCCCAGATCTGGGTACAGGAGGGTGACGGAAAGAGGCAGGGGGCatcggggaaggggcaggggaaggttaGCCAGACTCGGCCGGCACTTGGCCCCACCTCGGCCACAGTCATGGTCCCCACCTCGAAGCCGACTCCAACCTGCACGGAAATCGGTTAAGCCGTGGGTGGGAATCAGGATCGTTCCCCAAATCAGAAAACAAACTGAGTGGCTGCTCCctgaccccttcctctctgccctgcgGTGGGAGAAGCCAGGCCCAGGCTTCTCAAGAACCACGAGGgtgctggaggtgaggagggagcaggaaagCCAAATCCTCAGAGATCCGGCCTGTGGGGTGAGATGGGAttgggggagaaatgggagagatggGTGGGAAAGGTGCCCGCAACCGCTTTAATTTCAGGCCCATTTGAGGTCAGGGCAggtggggccagagggaggagggcagagctcTGACTGGGGGTAGGGGGCCAGGAGCCAGCCGGAGCCACCTCCATCGGGGTCCACCAAAACACCCTCATATTTTCCCCTTCCCAACTTCCTGGGGAATCAATTCCATCACCACCCCCAGTccctctctgcccaacaacgataataattgtgttttttgttaaatgtttactttgtgccaagcatattTTAAattgctggggtcgatacaagatcatcaggtccacatggggctcaccatctaagtaggagggagaacaggtactgaattcccattgtgcggatgagggaattgaggcacagagaagatcttgtcccaggtccctcagcagatgggcggcagagcccaggtcctctctttccactagaatgtGCTACTTCTCAACCAGGTGAAGATGTTTCCTTTGGTTTTATTTCCCACCTTCCATCTTCCCACTTCAAAAACATCATCTGGTCCAGCAGACCACATTTCACATCCCCCTACCCAGTCCTCTGGATTCTCTGGCGTGCAGCTCTCCAGACTGGAGTcctgaccctcccccctcccctccccccccagcctctCACAGAAgcttctccatccccccggcctcctcctctggCCTTCTTTGTCCGGGGTCCAGCGCCACCAGGTTCATATGGCACTCTCCCCCCTGGGAGGGGCGGACCCTCCACAGCCTTACAGAGTGAGCAAAAATAACTCCACCTcttgtttcctttctttcccaaTGATGCTCTTTGCGGTGGCCTTGGCTACAGCTCTCCATGCCCAACCCAGGCCCGAGACCTGGAGGAGAGACCACCCTCTGCTAGGAGGGTTTTGGCTAACTGACCCTCCTCCGGCTTCTCAGCTCCCAAACCTggatccaaaccctccccagagGGCACTTTTCCTCCTGCTGGCAAACTGTTCCCAGTGAGGCTGGAGGAAgatgctttattgaaggcccatctcctccaacaggccttcccagattaagccccacttttcctcatcccctactcccttctgcattgccctgactcactccctttgctctcctctccaccacccagcctcacagtacttatatataattttatttatttgtactgatgtctacctcccccgccagactgtgagctcactgtgggtagggaattcattcaattgcatttactgagcatttactttgtgcagagcactgtactacgtgcttggaaagtacaaatcagcaacaaatagagacgatccctgccctcaacaggctcacagtctaaaatgtcactgtttattgttgtattatactttcccaagtgcttagtacagtgctctgcacacagtaagcgcttgataaatatgagtgaatgaatgaatgcctggggtCTGAGGCCCTtctgagggggtggggctggggcatcAAAAATGAGCCCCCCGCCCGGGCCACGCTGGGGTCCCGGCACCTGGTGCAGGGGAAGCCCAATGAGGGATGGCAGTTTCCTAGGGGGAGCAGCCTCTCTCAGACCCCTTTATGGCAGTTTCCTAGGGGGAGCAGCCTCTCTCGGACCCCCTTGCCCAGATCCCAGGCCTCCCGCCTGCCAGCGGCCCCTCTTCCTGATGTCCTGGGTCGGGAATTCGCTTAGTTGGTCCGGGACGCTTCCAGACCTCCTTGTCCATCCCAGGAAAGCTCCGTGAAGGACCCCAGAGAGCAGTTCTCAGTAGAACCTCTGAGGACACAGAGCCggtattaaaataaacaaataaattatattaataattctgttaaataacatttaaaccaataaatagaaaaataacccgataaataaacaaatacaaaACGTTTCCAAAgagcaacaaaaaaacccccaacacgAGAagaacggacggacggacggttgGTCTGACAGACCAGGGGGCAGCTCAACCCCCAGCTTGAACCCTCGGCGGTGTCCagcttttctctctccactgctCACTCTGTCCATGAGGGCTCGAGCTGGGGACCCCCCACAAAGCACAGGGCGGGGGTTCTTGAGAACACCCAGCCGAGACGTTGGCTGTAGGTGAACCCACTGGGGCTCAGGGGAGATGCACAGCCCACcctgtgtgtgtgtcagggggagggaaggaggtgaccAACACCTGGGATGGaaaaacacccccacccccacacatattcgctcacacacatacatacattggGGGCAGCAGCCAAACGGTACCAGAATAGAaaccaaagaggaggaggaggaagaggaggagggggaagcgaaCATGAGGAGGAGGTGCAAGGAGGAGGAGCGGCCAGGGGTTGGCCGGGTGTGGGGAGGCCCTCGGTCGCTCCCCCTAAAGAGGCAGATCGGTGCTGTTGTGCCGGGTCTTCCTGGCTGTGCCGTCATCGCGGGGCAGGGCCCTCTGCAAGCTGGACATGGCCGCAGTCTTTTTGAGGTCGATCACGGCATAGGAGTCCACcctgcgggcgggggtgggggcagtgggggcGGGCCCTAGGGCCCAGGGCACCCCAGGGCTCTGGAGCCCAGCTCTGGGGGCATCGCCGCCCCGGCCCTTCAGCTCCACTTGGACGTAATTGAGCTGGCGAGGCTGGCCGGGGCCCGCCCCACGCAAGTCGAAGCTAAAgacgcgggccggggcgggctgGCGGGGCGAGAGCGGGCGGGGCGAGGGTTGGCAGGGCGAGAGCGGGCGGGGCGAGGGCAGGCAGGGCGAGGGCAGGCCGGCGTCCCGCTCCCAGGCCCGGTCCCGGGCACAGGGGTTGTTCACATAGTTCCGCAGGGGGTCTTGGCCCCCAGCTCCGGGGGGGCAGCCGTTCAGGGCCGGGGTCCACCCCTCCCCGGCACCAGGGCCCGGCCAGAGGGCCGGGCGCTCCCAGACGGGCGGCAGTGCGGGCAGGTTCTCGTAGTGGAGCAGCGGGGCCCGGCGCTGGCTCCCGGCCCAGCTCAGCTCCTCCTGGCTCAGCCTCCAGCCGGCCCCGCGCCCCGGGGGCCCGGTCACGTTCTCGTAAGCCCAGCCGGACCCGGCCGGGCACTCGTCCTCGACGTCCTCATCCTCGTCGTCGTTGGTGTACAGGGGGTGGGGGTCTCGCGGGTCGGGACAGGCGGGGGCCGCCCCGCAGAAGCTCCCGCAGCGCTCCACGGACCGGTAGGGGGGCGTCGGACCCAGCACGAACTTCACCTGACCCGGCTGCAGGAAGACCTGGGGGCCCCGCTCCTCCAGGGGGGTGCCGGGCCGCAGCGGGGAGAAGAGCGTCGTGCCCACGGGCACCCCCAGATGGCTCTTCGCGCCCTCCTCGCCGCCGGGTGCATTGATGTAGGTGTGCAACTGTGAGGGCGAGGCCGCTGGGTTTACACCGGAGCCAGCCCCCGCCCCAGGCGGGAACGGATGGAGAACCGCCTCGCCCGGGACCCTCCCTCGGgcgtcccctctctcccctcgtcCCCGTCCCCGGGTCGGGGAAGAGAGCGTCATCCCTCACCCTACCCCGTCCCCGCAGCcagcctccgtccctccctcccgccctgcctGCCCCAGCACGTGCCAGGCCCCGGGTGTGCCGCCGGCCCCCACCTGCTCCTCGGGCCCTATGAGGGCATGCGTGGACTCCTCCCCGAGCGACGAGTGGCGCAGGCTGCCCgccgacgggggccggggggccgagtAGGGGGGCCCGTCCCCGGGGAGCCTCGGGAAGCCGCCGGGGAAGCAGCTGTGCACGGTGTAgcccagagctgggaggagacACGGCCCCGACCGGCTCAGAGCCGGTACCCAAGGCAGgccgggcgggcggagggagggggtggtgtgGATTGGGGGCCGGAGCGGGCACGGCGCTGCCCTCCGCTGACCTTTTTCATGGGGGTGGGATGGCTGTTTTCGGCCCGTGAGCTTCTCCCACCCATGGCCTGGCCCCACTGGGGGCGATGCTCACCGGAAGGGACCCCCACCCCGGTGATCCCGACGACCCCGGGGTGGGCCCTAAGAATCAAgagcagcccctccctcctttcccaacctctggcctctccctcagGTAGCTCGGAAGAGGGAAACGTTTCTATGTTTAGGTGCCCCTGTCGGGAGGGGGCAAAAGTCCCGGGACTTACCGCTGGGACCGtgggaggcccgggggaggggcaggtgcAGCTGGGCCGGGTGGCTGGTCCTGGGAAGGATTACCGGCTCTTCCATCACATTGATGCTGTTACACTGCATGAGTTCCTGCAGCAGATTGAAGATCTCCTCTGCCCGGGAGCACTTGAAAGCAAAAATCCCTGTGGAAAAGAAGGGATGGCCGGGGTGGCCGGGGTGACCGGGGTGGCCGGGATCGGGGGCCGTCCGTCAGCCCAGCCGCGGCCTTACCCACCCCGGAGATCCGGAGAGCGGCTGCGGCGGCACCCGGTGGGAAAGTCTCTCCTAGAACCAGCCCCCGGGCGCAGCGCTGTATTGTAcgttctcaagcgcttagtacagtgatctgcacacagtaagtgcttaataaatatgactgactgactgaatgaatgaatgaatgaaggagaagcaCCACCTCCATCCCAGCCTCTCCTGAGCGCTGACTACGGGTCTCTGGACACCTTTCCCCCGGGGCGGGGGTATGGCCCAGGAGAgccatctgagtaggagggaatggATTGAGtccccaattaacagatgaggcaactaacaggattcattcaatcatatttactgagcgcttactatgtgcagagcaacgtactaagcgccTAAGCGCCAAGggcgcacagcagagaagtggcggaggtgggattagagcccagcgtggcctagcggatagagcacgggcctgggagtcaaaagaacctgggtgctAGGCCCGGCTCcttcacctgactgctgtgtaactttgggctagtcacgtcccttctctgggcctcagttacctcctctgtaaaatggggataaagaccgcaaTCCCCATGTGGGcatagactgcatccaacctgacaaccttagtccagtgcccggcacgtagtaagtgctaacatgtaccgtttaaaaaaaataaaaaaccccaagacctctgacttccaggtccaggctctttccactaggccacactgctggccaagccctgtctcctctctggggggacggaggggaacgGGAGACGGCAGCAGAGCCGTAATCGGCTCCGAGGTCGGGGGGCGGCCGGCCCTGACTGGCCAGAAGCCGCAGCCGGGACAGAAGCCGCAGCCAGGACGGGGGTGTTGGATGGGGCTCTCCCCCGGCCCTCTGGACCCGGTCCAGCCCCGGGAGGAAATGGAAGGACCAGATCCCGGCGGCTCCGACGTGTCAGCGGCTCCGACTTCTCCCCCCAGCTCCACTCGGGTCTGCTTTTTTTCTGCCTCTGagtctgggtctctgcttccacTTCTTAGAATTCACTGGAATCTCTCTTCAACCCTTCAGGCTTCTAAGATCCTCCCGGGCAGGGATTGACTGACTATATCTCCTCtgctgaaatgtactctcccaagcgcttagtatgagaagcaacgtggctcagtggaaaaagcccgggcttgggagtcggaggtcgtgggttctaaacccggctccgccacttgtcagctgtgtgactttgggcaggtcacttagcttctctgcgcttcagttacttcatctggaaaatggggattaagactgtgagccccacatgggacaacctgctgaccttggatctatcccagcgctttgaacagtgcttggcccatagaaagcgcataacaaataccataattattattacgttattacagtgctctgtactccttaagcgctcaataaatatcactgattgactggaccTCGTGATGCACACACACGTTTTACGCACACGTGTCTGCTTGCCTGTCTGGTACGTgtgctctgtctctccatctccatcttctcTCCATGCCCCTGTCTCTTCATGTTTCCCTGGGttcatctcatcatcatcaatcattatcagtggcatttattgagccctcactatgggcagagcactgtagtaagcacttaggagagtacaatacaacatagttggcagatgtgttccctgcccacaatgagtttacaatctagagggacagtcATCCCTGgacctctgtctctccatctcccatcTCTCTACCTTGTGCCTCCTTCTTgccgtctctgtctctgtgcttCCTTCCTGCCATttccgtctctgtgcctcagtctcgctgTCTTTctgtcactgtgcctccatcttgccatctctctgtctctgtgcctttctcaccatctctctctctttgcctcttttgccatctctctgtctctatagctctgtctctccatctctgactctgtgcctctgtctggcagtctctccgtctctcgcctcctcctcaccgtctctctgtgtctccatcttgCCGTCTCCACGAGAGAGGAGCGAGAAGGGAACGAGGACAAGGGGGGATAGTTAGAATGGGCTTTTCTAGTTCCGCCTGCCTCCCACTCGTCTCCCACATCCTGAACGGGACCCTGCCTGCCCAGGCCAAAGTCCCGACCCCGGTgcaggacaccttccctgctgccCGCTCAGTACGCTGACTCCGATTCcgtcctcctggtcctcctgctccctcttgggCCGGCCAGagaaccgccccccgccccgtccccatgGCTATTTGCGGGCAGCCGGGGTGGGGCCCGGGCCTCACCCTGGCCGGTCTGGCAGCGGCGTCCGCTCTCGAAGGAGAAGAGGCTGGCATCGTAGCCGTAGCGGCGCAGGCAGAGGTAAGGCCAGCGGACAGCTTCGCGCCCGGGCATGTGCAGCACCAGCTCCTGGCGAGTCAACTCCATGACCCCGGTGCCCAGCTCCGTGCCCGCGTCGTCCACGTTCGAcacctgtgggggtgggggaggggaaactgaggtcactCCGTTGGTCCAGCTCTTGGCAGATGCTGCCTTGTTGGATCAAGAGACTGGTTGGAAGGCTCTCGGCCCTTTGGGAGCAAACCAAGGCGATGGGAAATGGGCAGCCAAAACACTGGGCCCTAGATGAGCCTCGGGGGAGGGCAGAGTGATGCCGACCGggggcctgtctccccccattctcACCCTGGCCACCCCACGAACTCTGCAGGGCCCGGCTACGCCCATTGCCAGGCATGTGGTCCGGAAACTCAGGAGCCCTCCGGGCCAGAACTGAAGGGAGCCAAGGCCACCCACATCCTTGTGGCAGAATCCTTCTAACTTGCCCTGGGCCCCCACAGACCCTAGGGGAGTCGGGGGTGGGCTTTAGGGGGTGGGTTTCAGCCAGAACCGAACCCATAGCAGAGCCGATGAAGCACCGTGGCCTTGggggaaaagcccgggcctgggagtcagtggtctcaggagtcagtaggtcatgggttctaaaccctgttccaccacttgtctgctgtatgaccttgggcaagtcgcctcacttctctgggctcagttaccttacttgcaaaatggggagtgagactgagccccacgtgggacggggactgtgcccaactcaatttgcttgtatccccagagcttactacggtgtctgtcacatagtaagcgcttaacaaataccacaattatcattattactatcaccccggctccgccaaccgctctgtcaattgctttctgcgtgaccttgggcaagtcacttaacttctccgtgtctcagtttcctcaactataaactggggatccgataccggttctccctcctactttgggctgtgatccccatgcacgacagggaccgtgtccaacctaattgacctgtgcctaccccagcacttagaacagcattcgacacacagtaagtgcttaacaagtaccacagaacgaacaaacaaacaaatagagCTGACCCGAGAGGCCAGGCCCCGGGTGGCAatgactcccagcccccgcccgggtgggaaggagcaagaagccagtggtgaggacctTGAACTTGGTAGGGTGGTCATCTGGGATGCCATCTTTGTCCAGGCAGCTGCAGCAGCTCCCCATGATGTCACACCAGcctggcggggggcaggggacaaACAGAGCAGGACATGGAAGGGCTGGCAGCCAGCGCGGTCCGGGCTCCCGGACCCCGGCCCGCCTTCCTCCAGCCCTTCGCGGTCAAGGGTCACCGAGGAAAACGGAGAGTGGGGTTCACCCCACCAAgccccactccccttcctctcctcccgcttctTGAGGGACGGGATGCCCGGCTTC
This sequence is a window from Ornithorhynchus anatinus isolate Pmale09 chromosome 7, mOrnAna1.pri.v4, whole genome shotgun sequence. Protein-coding genes within it:
- the FRS3 gene encoding fibroblast growth factor receptor substrate 3; protein product: MGSCCSCLDKDGIPDDHPTKFKVSNVDDAGTELGTGVMELTRQELVLHMPGREAVRWPYLCLRRYGYDASLFSFESGRRCQTGQGIFAFKCSRAEEIFNLLQELMQCNSINVMEEPVILPRTSHPAQLHLPLPRASHGPSALGYTVHSCFPGGFPRLPGDGPPYSAPRPPSAGSLRHSSLGEESTHALIGPEEQLHTYINAPGGEEGAKSHLGVPVGTTLFSPLRPGTPLEERGPQVFLQPGQVKFVLGPTPPYRSVERCGSFCGAAPACPDPRDPHPLYTNDDEDEDVEDECPAGSGWAYENVTGPPGRGAGWRLSQEELSWAGSQRRAPLLHYENLPALPPVWERPALWPGPGAGEGWTPALNGCPPGAGGQDPLRNYVNNPCARDRAWERDAGLPSPCLPSPRPLSPCQPSPRPLSPRQPAPARVFSFDLRGAGPGQPRQLNYVQVELKGRGGDAPRAGLQSPGVPWALGPAPTAPTPARRVDSYAVIDLKKTAAMSSLQRALPRDDGTARKTRHNSTDLPL